The region aGGGGTTGAACGAGAGAATGAGAAACAGAAGGATAGAGCTCTAGACGTGTGGAGAGGAGGGATGGATATAGACAGAGAGGAGTCTTTCCTGTTTGAGAGCAAAGACGGAGAcgggaggaaaagagggaaagataGAGGGTCTCTTCGGTATCATGGCGAACGAGAGGATTCAGACAGCTTTGCTCTGCCTTTGACCCCTGACCTTGACCTTGACCCTGACTCCTCACCAATCTACGCCAGAGATTCAAACCCCTCCCCGCTCTACCCTGGAGACCGAAGCTCGTCACCACTCAGCATCTTCCCCCGAAGCTCTCCCCCGACAAATATCTTCGCTCCACGAGACACCAACTCGCCTCCCAACAACCTCTACTCCCGACACTCCCCACAGGTGTACAGCCGAAGCAGCTCCCCTCCTCGCTTCTACACCCGCACCTCCCCTCCAACCCTCTCGTACCCCGACAGCAGCCCTGAAGGTCCAGAAGAGGTCAGCCCCAGCGGCCAGCCCCAGAGGCCCGCCCTGGAACTGCCCTACAGCCTGGGCAGACCCCCGCTGGGCCCACGGCCCAATCATCTGCAGACCTTCTACCAGCCGCCGCCGCTGGCATCCAATGGAGAGGCAGTGTACACAGCAGAACCCACCTCTGAGGGAGACGACGGACAGATGCAGCGGGTGACGAGTCTGTGACTAGGGCGGTGGTGATCGGGGCATAGAAACCAAGGAGGAGACGGAAGATGGTGATAATAACAACAAATGATGATCAAACTGATGGAAATGATGCTGCATATGATGATTAAAGAGGATAAAGATGAGGGATGAAGAAGGTAACGATGATGATAATGACAGCGATGGCTCCTCCCTGCTTCTATCTCCCGATCACCACGAGACTTCCCCCGTTCCATGTTTTGTTACTTTTCTATGACTGTGATCCATTTCtaactcttcctcctcctcttcctctctctctctcctctctttcctgaAACCCTGCTGTGTCTTCCTGTCTCATCAGTGCTTACCCTTATTGGCCCATTGTCTACGTTTCTATAGGTTCATTGGCTGGGTGTTGCCCCTCCCTGTAGCAAGCAAACAGTGTGTCAAAGAAGCACTTGTGTGTTGCCAAAAAATCCTTTCAAAGATCATGTGCATGACTTTATAGTGGCTTTACAAGGCTACATACTGTAGGAGGAAAGTGCTGAAGTGCGTGTGAGCAGACTTGCGAGTGTGTGTAGCTTGATGAGCATGCGTGCGTgaaagggagtgtgtgtgtgtgtgagagagtgagagagagagagtgtgtgtgtatatacatcaTTCTTGTATAATTAATGTATcacagtggagcattttatCAATATCAACTGGGGGGCTTCTTACACACATCCCTTCATACTGATTTTGAACTCTTGACCAATCCCATTTCACCTCAAGACCAAATTTGCCgccgccccccctcctccttccacctcCACCTGCCAGTAACTGTTGGTGATGGGACTTGTTGCCATGGAGTTTTTCATAGCAACAGAACTCTTGACTCCAGAGCCAGAGATCATATAAAACCTCAGAACTTTTCTGCAACCCCCTGAGATCCTTGTACATATCGACCTCAAGTGTTCTGATTGTCTTGTATTGCTATTGAAGTTCAAGTAAACATGTGAAATAAAAGTTTTcgtctttctgtttgtgtggatgCGCAGAGAGACGGAGGGTttcagaaaaaggagaaagagatcTACAgtagaaaaggaggagaaagtgatGAGGTGCACtataaagagaaaaatgcaATTAAATGGCAGCCAGAATGATAAGAAACAGTGGTGGAATTTGACCAGGCAACTTACATTAAGTCTATGTACCTGAGGTACTtatactttacttgagtatttccagtTTCTGCTACTTTACACTTCTACTCTAcgacatttcagaggaaaacacagaactTTTTATGAATTTTACCAAAAAAAGGAAGGTCAGAGCAGATAACATGAGACAGTAAAGGTCTAAATATATGAGGAATTATTGAAGTTATGGTTAATAAATAATCAGAGATGCAATtgtgtggactttttttgttcatcaAATGGCAATCATATATAGTTAGTgactttctgatttttttttttaaaaatccctaattttatattataaaattattataGAAAATGTTTATTCTCAAAACGAGTATGCAGTGTTAGTATTgtagaaaaaaagtcacaaacttaacttaaagatacattatttttttaaatcaccttTTTCTTTAATGATCTGTGTGCTCTTGGACTCGTAAGTAACCTAGCGACATacatattattataaatatgaTTGATAACTAGTAGCATATCTACTCTTCCATTATGTATTACATTCTATAGTCATTCTCTCATGGGTAAACTACATGTATGACAATGCTGCACACACATGGACGGACACATCCTACCACATCTAAATGGTAGAACACGTTAGGAAAATGAGTTGCTCTCTTGCCATTTGTGCTTTCTTCAACACCATTACATTCACTGGGTTTacgtaaaaacaacaaaaatatatttttaaaaaacagctatTATATATGTTACATGTTCgtataaaatatattacattCTACATACCAAATCATTACAAAGTGGTCATTAATAATACTAACATGGAAATCAAAAAGTGCTTTTTCAGTATCATTCGAATTGTACAAAAGCTGTATATATTTACAGGTGATGTATAGAGTGGTAGTGGTTGCTGTGTGTTCAGTCTCATCTCACAGGTAAGTATCACATGTGAAGTTAAGTTCAGTCACAAAGACAAAAGGTCAAGCGCTCAGGTTGCTTACACAATACACCAGCCGAGCGACCGGTGTTCTTTTCAGcaccctccctcttcctctctctcagttcatatgtcttttcttttcagccaCATACAAGATCTCACAAACTCTTACTCTTTTGCTCTCTGCCCTACACTCTGTCTGAATACTGAGGTATGTGGTTTGACTTCACAGGAAATGGTCTCACATTCTTCAAATCTCTTGTCTATCCAAGCAAGACTACAGGGAGCAGGTGGATGTTGGTACAGGCAGGGGGATGGTGGAGGTGAGGTTTAGCAGACAGTATGGTGGGGTGACAAGGGGGTGTCCAGGGTCTCAGTAGGTGACAGATCTGAACTGGAGCTTTTAAACATGGATGAGATGTGGaaggcctgaaaacacagagagacaaaaactgGCACGCCTTAGGACTTCAGCAGACTTTCACATGTGGACACGCACTGATGGACAAAAATGAGCAGGCAAGGTATACTGACCACCCAGTAAGCAGTGAGGGCTCCCTGTATGTAGCCTGTTAGTACATCAGACGGGTGATGCCGGTAGTCTGAGATGCGGGTCAGACCTGTGTAGATTGCCAGCAGAACAAGGAAGAACTGCAGTGCCGGCCTCAGCAGCCGAGCCCCACGCCATGTCAACCGCGCCTGCAGGTAAAACtacaccacaaaaacaaacaatgttgTTTAGTTCATTGAAAAATATGGTCACCATAACAACCTTTAGTCTTCCCACCAGTCCCAGTCTTTATGAGTGTATTTCACTATCTATTAGCAAAAGCGTCTTCCTGTTTCCTAATCTCCTGCTCTTTTAATTTGCCATTGATGCTCTTTGCCGTTGATGCAAACTCAACACTCCACAGTTACCGGCATCACTTCAGAGTTACGTCAAGTCTGTACCCTGCTGCGATGAGTCATGCTTTAAGAATTTAAATAATTgttaaatgattgttttattccaGATGCGGCAGGatgtatttaaatatgaatacaGACAGATAGGTGACAagctgatgggaaaaaaagaagaaatgtggTTTGATGAGTAAGAAAATTATGTAAATTGTCTGCTATGGCTTTCACAGCCACCTCATCTTAACCCAGTCAAATAGGAGTCTCACAGTGCTGTCTAACACCAACGCATTAGACAGAACATCAATGCATCAAATGAGGGAATATGTTCCCTCATTTGACTTCCAGTAAAGTTAACAGACCTTGAGAATCTCTGACAagcagcactgaagctgttttggAGCGTCTTGTTGGAACAGTACCTTACTGTGTAAGTTTTATCTCGACTTTGTCTCCCATCTATCTCTCCTGTTTCAAATCTAGATTCCTGAGATCCACCATGTCAGATGTACAGAAATCAGCGCATTGATTCAGCTTCTAATGTCTCCAGTTGTGACGAAAATGAAGATGAACAATCTTGTTGTTGCATATTGGTAAATCAATAAGTCTTTCCCCTTCTCTCGCTAATTGTGGTAGAGCAATACGGAAACATGGACAGGAAGTGTAACAGTCGGGGAAAGTAATCACAGATAAGCAAGCTAGGACTGCACGTACACATACAGAAATATGTACTGCAGTATGCACACTTTGACATATGCAGGCACATGcgtgcacaaacacaagctttcatatacacatataaatgcaggagctcacacacacacacactcatacaataGAGGAGAGCAGTGAGGTGGTGAGGCGAGGTCACACTCCTCCCACAGCAGAACAAAGCTGTCTCTGTTTTCCCATTTCTCCATTCagtccttctctttctccctctcctctttcattctctcgCTTTTTGCTGCTAACTGGACTGATGATGGGTCCctgtttcattcattctctctttGCATTTTATGAAGAGATGGTAATTGGAAATTGGAAAGACAGTAAATCGGGTTTGccagggtttgtgtgtgtgggagtgtgtgggagaaaatgtgtgaaacagGGAGCAATAGACAGAGATACTCACTGCTAAGTAGAGCATTGTGTACATGGCAAAGGAAGCATGGCCAGAGAAGAAGGACTTCCTGCAAAAATGGAGAAGTATTTagaataacacaaaacaaaagtacaATTTATaacatgcataaaaaaaacgcacacacacacctggcctCCTCCTCTAACCGGTGGTCAGGCTGGCGGCAGTTCACTGTTGCAACGTAGCTTCCAGGTGTGCAGTTGAGCGACGCATAAgtgacaccacacacagacaggaagtgtggtCGCAGGCGACCCACGCTCAGCTTGGCCATGTTTGTCAGTGACTGGCCTACACAGCAGCCGAACAGGAAGCAGCCCAGCTCCTTGTACAGACAGGACACATACAGGTTCCTCACGAAGGCCTTGGAGCTGACGCCTCGGAAGCGTACCCGGTAACACTCCCCGAGCGCAATCTGGAGGTGAACACATAACCGCCATGTTACATTCTCCTCGAGATGGGACAAGGTGAACAAATGGCTAACAGACTGACTGCTATGACAAGAATGATGTGTACTCACTGTGAGGCCGGTGATGATGATGCCACCAGCGATGAGTAGTTCATCTGGGATGGCCTCTCGGTGTAGATAAGGATAGGTGATGCTGGGGTCCCCGCAAATAAAGCCTCTCCTGTAAGGACTCACTGCCTTCAGCTCACACGCAAAGAAAGGGATGGAGGCTGCACAGgatgaaaaggaggaggagggagatgaaaGCACAtgagatgtgatgtgatttgatATCACAACAATCTTAAATGTGAGTACAGATATTACTCTCTGTGATAAGATACTGGAGAGGATGTGTGGGAGGAGTAAAGAGGACCAAAACTATGAGGCTGAGAGAAGGTGAtgcaggagaagaggaaagcGATCTGAAATTGTTTGGTACTACTGTCAATATGACACCCGTGGTTCTGTACCAAAGCCAAAACAATACTTTTCTCAAAAGTTtactttaatgtttttctgtaaaactCTTTTTTAACCACAGTATGTCTCTATGGGTGCCAATACTGGTTGGTGGGTCAGTCCGCTGCTTTGGTCTGgcctgaaatatctcaacaactactggatggattgccattaaAATTCAGACCTTCCTGACTTCCTCTGTGCTTTGTCTAGTATTTGGTTTAAAGTTCCTGCAAAACCAGTGACATTACTGTCAGCCTCatctgtactttgtgtttcGAGCTAACTAGTAAATATTTGCATGCAACACAAGGTGAAAATAGACATTTACCTGCTAAACATGGGCATCTTAACACTTTGACCGTGAGTATgagtatgttagcatgctgatttATTACAAAGCACCACTTTCCTAAGTACGGCCTCATACGGTCACTGGCATGACTGTGGACCCTTAGTCTTGTTTTCAGTGATCAAAAGAAGCCAAACTTCTCAAATTCTAGATGTCTAGATGTCAGTCTGAAACCAGTAGAATTATGATTTTAATCTGATCAAAAAATTAAAGGAGAATAAATGATACTCAATCTTTGGACACATTTCAGTTGGTACCAAAAAAGTACTGAGGTTCAGTATCCAGCATCAGTGCAGATAAGACTAAGTAAAAGTCACTAAGTATTCGCTTAATCACAAATGAAAGTGATAAGACctaaaatcaaaaagaaaaaagtgggtAACAGAAATTTGAGGCTTTAATAAGACTAACAGGGAAGATAACATGGGGGGATTGGGAAAAGGGGAGAAGGTCAAACGAGGAGTAGTTTTACAGCTAAAACAAGGATGGGAACCTGGATTTTTCTCTTGAGAACCTAACTAGTTAGACAACTATTAGGAATGTGAGGGTCACAACACTGTTCCACTGGGACCAAAGAAGCTCAAGCAACTGCTGAAAGCTCCCATTTCCTGACTGAATACAGGCTGAATCCATTGAGACTGGAAATAGAAGAGTAAAGCAGGCAGAGCTCAACTCAGATTGAGTTTGAAccgcgtgtgcgtgcgtgcgtgtgtgtgtgtgtgtgcatctctgttgatgaggagagaaaggggagtTGTTTGTGACTTCAGTTCAACTCTCTCCTacaaaacaaagagcaaatGCCGCAGCAGTCCAGAGCCAGAACCAgtctcacactgtctctgtttgtctcagggtgtccctccctccctccctccctctctctctctctctctctctctctctctctgtcctgcatgcctgcacacacagagtagAGAGAAGGGTgggagagatagaaagagaaagatttctTGCAAGGCCCCCTCCCTTCTGCACATGTCCAATCTGTTGTTAATACAGACTACCTCTCCATCCAGCTTTTTTCAATTAGCCGACATTACATAACCACCCTTCTGTCACATATGGGGGAACATGGGCGGGAGGGTCAACAATTATggccctgaacacacacacacacacatatacacacacacacacacacacacatagcgcTCATGGATcgtgcatttatttatttataccaAATACGATTCCCCCATGGCCTGACTCTACCCTGAGAACTGGaggttgtcatggaaacagtaGAATTCCCTGGGCAATGCACGAAGCAGCTGGCACGGAGAGCTCGAGAGCGCGCtcgagtggaaaaaaaaacatggccagAGATATACATGTTGATGGAGAGAGCGAGAACTTAAAAAACTTTCTTTCTCCCCATATTTTTCCCcctattctttctttctctctgtctctttcttcccaAACCTGGAGTGAACTAGCTGCTCGTGTTCTGCAGGCCCACATGCCTGATCAGCGTGTCTGAATGTAGCcgctgtctgtctttgttgactaaataaaaagagacgGAAACAAAGCGCAACAGAACCCAACATGGATCAAGTTCACCCTCACCAGTAATCCTGACTAGGAAGGAATAACAAGTATGTAGAGGATTCCACCTGTAGTCtagctgaaaaagaaatgaatggatGCCATATGAAAAGTGTAACTAGGTATTTGCATAGTCTGCATAAATGCATACTCACATATTTCATGCATGGATGGTCAAAGTAACTGAAACATAATAAAATGCAGTCCAGTGCAAACAATAGCCTAAAACCACGTGACCCCAACATTGGCTATAGAGTTGTATGAGAAGCAGTTATAAACTCACAGGTAAGCTGCTGTGTTAACGCACTGCTATTTCGTTGTAAATCATTTTGTTGTGCAAGTGTTTGTAATGTACACCTTCCCGGTCCACTTCATACATCAATAAAGTGTTTAGAGTTATATTcaacaattaaaataacaaatattaCGCAGCTTTGCTGTATATTTTGGATATTTACCAAGGAAGAGGCACAGGAGGTCTAAGCCGACCAGAAGTTTTCTTTTGGATAAAGCCGGTCCTGTTATCTCTATCAGTTTCTTCCCAGTGCCGTTCTCCATCCCCATCCCTGTCGCTGTGGTCAGGCCGCTCTTGTTGTCCGTCAGTTTAAGCTGGAGGTCCGGGCTGGAGACGGGCACACCGGCGCTCTGTTGCCCAAATTTATCCAACATGACGATTGGCTCggagttaagaaaaaaaaaaagaagaaatggatgTATGTTGGTATCACAAACTTGGGAGAGCCCTTGAACTACTcatgagcagagctgcagagagactgGAGGCGCAGTCCGCCAATTGCCAGGGTATTTAATATGCTCCCCGCAGCACGTGTTGCTTAGCTGTCAAAGTAAGGTGTCTTTTTTAcgcatttttaatttcatcacaGAGTCTGCAAGGCTCGTCCTGACTCGTCGCAGGGAACCCGTCACCTTGAAGATATGCACCACGGCGGCGCGGAAAACTCCAGACTGGTTGCGAAACAGACACCCGAGGATAagatctctctccctctccctccctccctccctcactctctctttctgtgtctgtgtctctcgcTCTGTCCGTCCATGAAGTAGTTTAGATCAAATCAGGGTGTGAACAAATTCCACGAATTTGTAAAAGCATTGAACGCATCATCCGTCGTGTCACCGCTGATACCGATGAATCTGGGAGGTATTtcttcatccatcactgtgcttcACCTTTCACCTACATTTTTATTCATCGACTTTAATTCAAAAAGTCCCCGAGTTTACCAGGAACAACTAACGTAGCCTCAGCATAACACTTTACATCGTAACTCAAGAATTACTAGATACTGGTTTGATGAACCAGTATCTGATTACTCATGACTGTAAATCCCTCATCTTCTTCCTTGTCTTCTTTGAAACTGTGGTTTCATGGCACATAGCAAATAACTGTTGCTCTCTTAAAGTGGATGTCAGTAAAAGTGAACTGAGGCACCACTTTTAATGTGGTAGTCTTTATAAAGGATTTATCTTGTAAAGGATAGTAATGTGTAATAAATACATCTTTTACCTATTTTATAGATCAGCCATAAGCCAACCTCTGTCCTGTGTCAAACTTTTCTGTTTGGTAATGATGTCATTAAAGGATAAATGTGGTCATCCATTAATAAGCTGTTATGTCATTTTTGGGTCCAGATCctctttttccccattttttttaatcaatggTTAATAACTGATCTATAAATAACTTGTAAATGATTTCTTAACCATTGACAATTTGGGAAGTACACTCGCTTGCTTACATtctcttgctgagagttagatgagaagattaataccactctcatgcctgtacagtaaatatgaagctacggGCATTAGAGAGATAGCTGAATTTAGCACGAAGACCAGAAGGGGGCAAACAGCCGGACTggttctgtctgaaggtaacaatctctttttttttccat is a window of Toxotes jaculatrix isolate fToxJac2 chromosome 4, fToxJac2.pri, whole genome shotgun sequence DNA encoding:
- the LOC121180993 gene encoding phospholipid phosphatase 3-like, giving the protein MLDKFGQQSAGVPVSSPDLQLKLTDNKSGLTTATGMGMENGTGKKLIEITGPALSKRKLLVGLDLLCLFLASIPFFACELKAVSPYRRGFICGDPSITYPYLHREAIPDELLIAGGIIITGLTIALGECYRVRFRGVSSKAFVRNLYVSCLYKELGCFLFGCCVGQSLTNMAKLSVGRLRPHFLSVCGVTYASLNCTPGSYVATVNCRQPDHRLEEEARKSFFSGHASFAMYTMLYLAFYLQARLTWRGARLLRPALQFFLVLLAIYTGLTRISDYRHHPSDVLTGYIQGALTAYWVAFHISSMFKSSSSDLSPTETLDTPLSPHHTVC